A single genomic interval of Gammaproteobacteria bacterium harbors:
- the aroQ gene encoding type II 3-dehydroquinate dehydratase, protein MASILVLHGPNLNLLGTREPETYGHDTLDAINQRLSGIAVEAGHHLQSLQSNAEHELIERIHAARSEGITFIVFNPAAFTHTSVALRDALLAVAVPFIEVHLSNVHAREDFRQHSYFSDIAVGVISGLGAQGYELALHAAIERINHS, encoded by the coding sequence ATGGCCTCGATCCTGGTGCTTCACGGCCCGAACCTCAATCTGCTCGGCACCCGCGAGCCGGAGACCTATGGCCACGACACGCTCGATGCGATCAACCAGCGCCTGTCGGGGATCGCGGTCGAGGCCGGGCATCACCTGCAAAGCCTGCAGAGCAATGCCGAGCACGAGCTGATCGAGCGCATCCACGCGGCACGCTCGGAGGGCATCACCTTCATCGTGTTCAATCCCGCGGCTTTCACCCATACCAGCGTGGCACTGCGCGATGCGCTGCTCGCGGTGGCGGTACCGTTCATCGAGGTGCACCTGTCGAACGTGCATGCACGCGAGGACTTCCGCCAGCATTCCTATTTTTCCGATATCGCCGTCGGTGTGATTTCCGGGCTCGGCGCGCAGGGCTACGAACTCGCCCTGCACGCGGCGATCGAACGCATCAACCATTCCTGA
- the fis gene encoding DNA-binding transcriptional regulator Fis, translated as MSQVNGAENPATNIESAGSPTRSLRQSVEITVGNYFSQLDGQMVTDVYDMVLQEVEAPLLEAVLKYTRNNQTLASAVLGLNRGTLRKKLKRYGML; from the coding sequence ATGAGCCAGGTCAACGGCGCCGAAAATCCCGCCACCAACATCGAATCCGCAGGCTCGCCGACCCGCTCGTTGCGCCAGAGCGTCGAGATCACGGTGGGCAACTACTTCTCGCAGCTCGATGGCCAGATGGTCACCGATGTCTACGACATGGTGTTGCAGGAGGTGGAGGCGCCGCTGCTGGAAGCGGTGCTCAAGTACACCCGCAACAACCAGACCCTGGCCTCCGCGGTCCTCGGCCTGAACCGCGGCACGCTGCGCAAGAAGCTCAAACGATACGGCATGCTCTAG
- the prmA gene encoding 50S ribosomal protein L11 methyltransferase, giving the protein MGSEGEFLQLHLSALAHDVAALEDALLAAGALSVTLGDQQDIAILEPGVGETPLWPEVRVSALFDPDADRARILETLGRALGSVPETPLWEHLAARAWEREWLQHFAPLRFGARLWVCPGGATVEQADAVVMHLDPGLAFGTGTHPTTALCLEWLAGHPCDGRQVIDYGSGSGILGVAALLLGATRVRAVDIDPQALLASRDNATRNGIDAARLETCAPQALDETGPADVLLANILAGPLVELAPRFARLLRTGAHAVLSGVLASQATAVLEAYRPWFDVAGTSIRDEWCRLDLVRTPRNPECGQ; this is encoded by the coding sequence ATGGGCTCCGAAGGCGAATTCCTGCAATTGCATCTGAGCGCATTGGCGCACGACGTCGCTGCGCTCGAGGATGCGCTGCTCGCGGCCGGCGCGCTGTCCGTGACGCTCGGCGACCAGCAGGACATCGCGATCCTCGAACCCGGGGTGGGCGAGACACCGCTGTGGCCGGAGGTCAGGGTCAGCGCACTGTTCGATCCGGACGCAGACCGTGCCCGGATCCTCGAAACCCTAGGACGCGCTCTGGGTTCGGTGCCCGAGACGCCGCTCTGGGAGCATCTCGCGGCACGCGCCTGGGAGCGCGAGTGGTTGCAGCATTTTGCCCCGCTGCGCTTCGGCGCGCGCCTCTGGGTGTGCCCAGGCGGCGCCACGGTCGAGCAAGCCGACGCAGTGGTCATGCACCTCGACCCGGGCCTCGCCTTCGGCACCGGCACCCACCCCACCACCGCGTTGTGCCTCGAATGGCTCGCCGGACACCCGTGCGACGGCCGGCAGGTCATCGATTACGGTTCGGGCTCGGGCATTCTCGGTGTGGCCGCATTGCTGCTCGGCGCGACGCGGGTACGCGCGGTCGATATCGATCCGCAGGCACTGCTTGCCAGCCGTGACAATGCCACCCGCAATGGCATCGACGCGGCGCGGCTCGAAACCTGCGCACCGCAGGCGCTCGACGAGACCGGGCCCGCCGATGTGCTGCTGGCCAATATCCTCGCCGGTCCGCTGGTGGAACTCGCTCCGCGCTTTGCCCGCCTGCTGCGCACGGGTGCGCATGCCGTGCTCTCCGGGGTCCTGGCCAGCCAGGCGACGGCGGTGCTGGAAGCCTACCGCCCATGGTTCGATGTGGCCGGCACCTCGATCCGAGATGAATGGTGCCGCCTCGACCTGGTACGCACCCCGCGCAACCCGGAATGCGGGCAATGA
- the accC gene encoding acetyl-CoA carboxylase biotin carboxylase subunit, producing MIEKVVIANRGEIALRILRACRELGIQTVAVHSLVDRDLMHVRLADESVCIGPNPSAKSYLNVPSIISAAEITDADAIHPGYGFLAENADFAEQVEKSGFKFVGPTADVIRLMGDKVQAKAAMKLAGVPTVPGSDGALTEDNEQTLASARAIGYPVIIKAAAGGGGRGMRVVHSQAALLNAVLMTHAEAKAAFGDGTVYLEKYLENPRHVEFQVLADGQGNVIHLGDRDCSLQRRHQKVLEEAPAPGIAEDIKREVAESCVRACQEIGYRGAGTFEFLYENGKFFFIEMNTRVQVEHPVTEMITGFDIVREQLLIAGGRPLSITQDDVRIRGHSFECRINAEDPRTFAPSPGKVNRYHAPGGNGIRVDSHLYSGYTVPPNYDSLIGKVITWADDRHSALMRMRNALDEIVVDGITTNIPLHQNLVRDEAFQRGGVSIHYLEKKLKS from the coding sequence ATGATCGAGAAGGTTGTCATCGCGAATCGCGGCGAGATCGCGCTACGCATCCTGCGCGCCTGCCGCGAACTTGGCATACAGACCGTCGCCGTGCACTCGCTGGTCGACCGCGACCTGATGCATGTGCGCCTGGCCGACGAATCGGTGTGCATCGGTCCCAACCCTTCGGCCAAGAGCTACCTGAACGTGCCCTCGATCATCAGCGCGGCCGAGATCACCGATGCGGACGCGATCCACCCCGGATATGGCTTCCTGGCCGAGAACGCGGACTTCGCCGAGCAGGTGGAAAAGAGCGGCTTCAAGTTCGTCGGCCCCACCGCCGACGTGATTCGCCTGATGGGTGACAAGGTCCAGGCCAAGGCGGCGATGAAACTCGCCGGCGTACCCACGGTGCCCGGCTCCGACGGCGCGCTCACCGAGGACAACGAGCAGACCCTGGCCAGTGCCCGCGCCATCGGCTACCCGGTGATCATCAAGGCCGCGGCCGGCGGTGGCGGGCGCGGCATGCGCGTGGTGCACAGCCAGGCGGCACTGCTCAATGCGGTGCTGATGACCCACGCCGAAGCCAAGGCTGCCTTCGGCGACGGCACGGTGTATCTCGAGAAGTATCTCGAGAATCCGCGCCATGTCGAGTTCCAGGTACTGGCCGACGGCCAGGGAAACGTGATTCATCTCGGCGATCGCGACTGCTCACTGCAGCGCCGGCACCAGAAAGTGCTCGAGGAAGCGCCCGCTCCGGGCATTGCGGAAGACATCAAGCGCGAGGTCGCCGAAAGTTGCGTGCGCGCCTGCCAGGAAATCGGCTACCGCGGCGCGGGCACCTTCGAGTTCCTTTATGAGAACGGCAAATTCTTCTTCATCGAGATGAACACGCGGGTCCAGGTCGAACACCCGGTCACCGAGATGATCACCGGCTTCGATATCGTGCGCGAGCAACTGCTGATCGCCGGCGGACGGCCGCTCTCGATCACCCAGGACGATGTGCGCATTCGTGGCCATTCCTTCGAGTGCCGCATCAATGCCGAAGACCCCAGGACCTTTGCGCCGAGCCCCGGCAAGGTCAATCGCTATCATGCCCCGGGCGGCAACGGCATCCGCGTCGACTCGCATCTCTACAGCGGCTACACCGTGCCCCCGAATTACGACTCCCTGATCGGCAAGGTGATTACCTGGGCCGATGACCGCCATAGCGCCCTGATGCGGATGCGCAACGCGCTCGACGAGATCGTGGTCGATGGCATCACCACCAATATCCCGCTGCACCAGAACCTGGTGCGCGACGAGGCATTCCAGCGCGGCGGCGTGAGCATTCACTATCTCGAAAAGAAGTTGAAAAGCTGA
- a CDS encoding acetyl-CoA carboxylase biotin carboxyl carrier protein translates to MDIRKLKKLIDLLEESDVTEIEIREGEESVRISRNSGMTMVAPQMMSMPQGMVQAPVAAAPAVAAVVPVAAAEPAGHLVRSPMVGTFYSAPSPGSKPFVTPGQSVKPGDVVCIVEAMKMMNHIEADKAGVVGAILVEDGVPIEFDQPLISII, encoded by the coding sequence ATGGATATCCGCAAGCTGAAAAAACTGATCGACCTGCTCGAGGAATCCGACGTCACCGAGATCGAGATCCGCGAGGGCGAGGAGTCGGTACGCATCAGCCGCAACAGCGGCATGACCATGGTGGCACCGCAGATGATGAGCATGCCGCAGGGCATGGTGCAGGCGCCGGTCGCCGCCGCGCCGGCGGTAGCCGCGGTCGTGCCGGTGGCGGCGGCCGAACCGGCCGGACACCTGGTGCGCTCGCCGATGGTCGGCACGTTCTACAGCGCGCCGTCGCCCGGCTCGAAACCGTTTGTCACGCCTGGCCAGAGCGTCAAGCCGGGCGACGTGGTTTGCATCGTCGAGGCCATGAAAATGATGAACCATATCGAGGCCGACAAGGCCGGCGTGGTCGGCGCCATACTGGTCGAGGATGGCGTACCCATCGAATTCGACCAGCCACTGATCAGCATCATCTGA
- the purH gene encoding bifunctional phosphoribosylaminoimidazolecarboxamide formyltransferase/IMP cyclohydrolase translates to MNTESETRAVRRALLSVSDKTGIVEFARALAALGVEILSTGGTHKLLAANGIAVREVADYTGFPEMMDGRVKTLHPKVHGGILGRRGEDEAVMDAHGIAPIDLVAVNLYPFEQAVARPDCDLPSAIENIDIGGPTMVRSAAKNHRDVAIVVDAGDYPRVVEELQANGGTLRATRFDLAVKAFEHTARYDGAIANYLGRLDGCGGQSEFPRTFSLQFAKAQEMRYGENPHQNAAFYVEQRIAEACIGTASQLQGKELSYNNIADTDAALECVKQFRDSAACVIVKHANPCGVALGSTLREAYELAYATDPESAFGGIIAFNRELDADTATLIVERQFVEVIIAPAASPAAVAAVAAKKNVRLLVCGEWSETGVARLDYKRVTGGLLVQDADLAVYGELRVVGARVPADEEMRDLLFAWKVAKFVKSNAIVYARDNRTIGVGAGQMSRINSARIAAIKAEHAGLAVQGAVMASDAFFPFRDGIDNAAASGIRAVIQPGGSIRDDEVIAAANEHDMAMVFTGMRHFRH, encoded by the coding sequence ATGAACACCGAATCCGAAACCAGGGCCGTGCGCCGCGCGCTGCTGAGCGTCTCCGACAAGACCGGCATCGTCGAATTTGCGCGCGCGCTGGCCGCGCTCGGCGTGGAGATCCTCTCCACCGGCGGCACCCACAAGCTGCTCGCCGCCAACGGGATCGCGGTACGTGAAGTCGCCGACTACACCGGTTTCCCCGAAATGATGGACGGGCGGGTAAAAACCCTGCACCCGAAAGTCCACGGCGGCATACTCGGGCGCCGCGGCGAGGACGAGGCGGTGATGGACGCGCACGGCATCGCGCCGATCGACCTGGTGGCGGTGAATCTCTATCCCTTCGAGCAGGCCGTGGCGCGCCCCGACTGCGACCTGCCGAGCGCGATCGAGAACATCGATATCGGCGGCCCGACCATGGTGCGCTCCGCGGCCAAGAACCACCGCGATGTCGCGATCGTGGTCGATGCGGGAGATTATCCGCGCGTCGTCGAAGAGTTGCAGGCCAATGGTGGCACCCTGCGGGCGACCCGCTTCGATCTCGCGGTCAAGGCCTTCGAACACACTGCCCGGTACGACGGCGCGATCGCCAATTACCTCGGCCGCCTCGATGGCTGCGGCGGGCAGAGCGAGTTCCCGCGCACCTTCAGCCTGCAGTTCGCCAAAGCGCAGGAAATGCGCTACGGCGAAAACCCGCACCAGAACGCGGCGTTCTATGTCGAGCAACGGATCGCGGAAGCCTGCATCGGCACCGCCAGCCAGCTGCAGGGCAAGGAGCTTTCATACAACAACATCGCCGACACCGATGCCGCGCTCGAGTGCGTGAAGCAGTTCCGCGACAGCGCCGCCTGCGTGATCGTGAAGCATGCCAACCCCTGCGGTGTGGCGCTCGGCAGCACACTGCGCGAGGCCTATGAACTGGCTTATGCAACCGATCCGGAATCGGCATTCGGCGGCATCATCGCGTTCAACCGCGAACTCGATGCCGACACCGCCACGCTGATCGTGGAACGCCAGTTCGTCGAGGTGATCATCGCGCCCGCCGCGAGCCCCGCGGCGGTGGCCGCGGTCGCGGCCAAGAAGAACGTGCGCCTGCTGGTCTGCGGAGAGTGGTCCGAGACCGGAGTGGCCAGGCTCGACTACAAGCGTGTCACCGGAGGCCTGCTGGTGCAGGACGCGGATCTCGCGGTCTACGGCGAGTTGCGCGTGGTCGGGGCCCGGGTACCCGCGGACGAGGAAATGCGCGATCTGCTGTTTGCGTGGAAGGTCGCCAAGTTCGTCAAGTCCAATGCCATCGTCTATGCCCGTGACAACCGCACCATCGGTGTCGGTGCGGGCCAGATGAGCCGGATCAATTCCGCGCGCATCGCCGCGATCAAGGCCGAGCACGCGGGCCTCGCGGTGCAGGGCGCGGTAATGGCTTCGGATGCGTTCTTCCCGTTCCGCGACGGGATCGACAACGCCGCCGCATCCGGTATCCGCGCGGTGATCCAGCCCGGCGGATCGATACGCGATGACGAAGTGATCGCGGCCGCCAACGAACACGATATGGCGATGGTGTTTACCGGCATGCGCCACTTCCGTCACTGA
- a CDS encoding DUF3426 domain-containing protein, which translates to MISGITRCPACGTTFRVSEEQLDAAEGRVRCGACDQVFDARAHQPAGSAPQTAASPDAGISQNYIDEMLFEGEAAAADQDAATEPFTPAPIAPVESFTLPPIAPQPVEMERGPVARRWQHLAWTLACLLALLGLVGQYAWHNRDTLALDPRLRPAYALVCERIGCVLPSFRDFARIRSEALHIRPAPGRPGLLLVDALLSNHAPFAQDFPGMEIVFSDMRGRVLASRLFLPHEYLDPQDLPLAAMPPREPVSAHLEIVDPGEDATNYQLYLREIPPAAD; encoded by the coding sequence ATGATCAGCGGAATCACCCGTTGCCCGGCCTGCGGGACGACATTTCGCGTCAGCGAGGAGCAACTCGATGCCGCCGAAGGCCGCGTGCGCTGCGGTGCCTGCGACCAGGTGTTCGATGCCCGGGCGCACCAGCCCGCCGGGTCCGCGCCGCAGACGGCAGCGTCACCCGACGCCGGCATCAGCCAGAACTATATCGACGAGATGCTGTTCGAGGGCGAAGCAGCCGCGGCGGATCAGGACGCAGCCACCGAGCCGTTCACGCCTGCCCCGATCGCGCCGGTCGAATCATTCACGCTCCCGCCGATCGCGCCGCAGCCCGTCGAGATGGAACGCGGGCCGGTGGCGCGCCGCTGGCAGCACCTCGCCTGGACCTTGGCCTGCCTGCTGGCGCTGCTCGGCCTCGTCGGCCAGTACGCCTGGCACAACCGCGATACCCTCGCGCTCGATCCGCGTTTGCGCCCGGCCTACGCGCTGGTCTGCGAGCGCATCGGTTGCGTGCTGCCCTCGTTCCGGGACTTCGCGCGTATCCGCAGCGAGGCGTTGCACATACGGCCCGCGCCCGGACGCCCCGGCCTGCTGCTGGTCGATGCGCTGCTCAGCAACCACGCACCGTTCGCGCAGGATTTTCCCGGCATGGAAATCGTGTTTTCCGATATGCGCGGGCGGGTGCTTGCCAGCCGCCTGTTCCTGCCGCACGAATATCTCGACCCACAGGATTTGCCACTCGCCGCGATGCCCCCGCGCGAACCGGTCAGCGCCCATCTCGAAATCGTTGATCCCGGCGAGGATGCAACGAACTATCAGTTGTACCTGCGGGAAATCCCGCCCGCCGCCGACTGA
- the dusB gene encoding tRNA dihydrouridine synthase DusB produces MQRTISCTCGKSRPPPTERCITAGGCSGAQFPQSSIWPFNRPRPAAIILCPDSTNTRHDLQRPFLLRIGTHTVDTRVVLAPMVGVTDHPYRQLCARLGTRLAIAEMVCADTRLWNTRKSRLRRTVTASSGSRWVQIVGNAPAQMAGAARQQAELGAEIIDINMGCPAKNVYRRAAGSALLRDEPLVGAILAAVVSAVPELPVTLKIRTGWDRSMRNDVQIARIAEDCGIRALSVHGRTRADRFTGEAEYATIRDIVASVNMPVIANGDIDSGAKAAEVLHFTGAAAVMIGRAAQGKPWLCASVDSALRAEHRVQTPPRALLHRLMLEHLQALHEFYGEAQGVRTARKHVGWYLAEQAGARAFLGSFHALAGASEQLQALDEYFERTTEEGVMAA; encoded by the coding sequence ATGCAACGAACTATCAGTTGTACCTGCGGGAAATCCCGCCCGCCGCCGACTGAGCGATGCATCACCGCGGGTGGCTGCAGCGGCGCACAATTTCCGCAAAGTTCAATCTGGCCCTTTAATCGTCCGCGCCCTGCCGCTATCATCCTGTGCCCCGACTCCACCAACACACGCCACGATTTGCAGAGGCCATTCTTGCTACGCATCGGTACCCACACCGTCGACACACGGGTCGTGCTCGCGCCGATGGTAGGCGTGACGGATCATCCGTACCGGCAATTGTGCGCGCGCCTCGGCACGCGGCTCGCGATCGCCGAGATGGTTTGCGCCGACACGCGCCTGTGGAACACCCGCAAATCGCGGCTGCGGCGTACCGTCACGGCATCCAGCGGATCGCGCTGGGTGCAGATCGTCGGCAACGCTCCGGCGCAGATGGCTGGCGCCGCGCGCCAGCAAGCCGAGCTCGGCGCCGAGATCATCGATATCAACATGGGCTGTCCGGCGAAGAACGTCTACCGCAGGGCCGCCGGCTCGGCACTGCTGCGTGACGAGCCGCTGGTTGGCGCAATACTCGCCGCGGTGGTCAGTGCGGTGCCCGAATTGCCGGTCACGCTGAAGATCCGCACCGGTTGGGACCGCAGCATGCGCAACGATGTGCAGATCGCGCGGATCGCCGAAGACTGCGGCATACGCGCGCTCAGTGTGCACGGCCGCACCCGCGCGGATCGTTTCACGGGCGAGGCGGAATACGCCACGATCCGCGATATCGTCGCCAGCGTGAACATGCCGGTCATTGCCAACGGCGATATCGACTCGGGCGCCAAGGCAGCCGAGGTGCTGCACTTTACCGGAGCCGCCGCGGTGATGATCGGACGCGCCGCCCAGGGCAAGCCATGGCTGTGCGCGAGCGTTGACAGCGCACTGCGCGCGGAGCACCGGGTGCAGACTCCACCACGCGCGCTGCTGCATCGCCTGATGCTGGAGCATCTGCAGGCGCTGCATGAGTTCTACGGCGAGGCTCAGGGTGTGCGCACCGCGCGCAAGCACGTTGGCTGGTACCTCGCCGAACAAGCCGGGGCGCGCGCCTTTCTCGGCAGCTTCCACGCGCTTGCCGGCGCCAGCGAGCAATTGCAGGCACTGGATGAATATTTCGAACGAACAACAGAAGAGGGGGTCATGGCAGCATGA